One segment of Hemitrygon akajei chromosome 15, sHemAka1.3, whole genome shotgun sequence DNA contains the following:
- the LOC140739534 gene encoding uncharacterized protein, with the protein MAGLQNVDSPQTDGANFDPVYQRVWQALRKLYPPRVDPKALEGELLGDTENPAAYVENQLKRWRLETEQEVENNLFLNSLFRQSILDAMPPQVKSKLEEVVGLSSLTPRAFSDHVVHAVEKYRRDKRKLAEQQEEVQRKLLQMQLEELKKKDKGKSKKMLPATTSRFINYTDDALEALGQQLDATSRMAWQNRQTLIMREAAKQFPMLLEIVESDPRQGEKPMTYCYSLHDASSGLEGVNNVDTSL; encoded by the exons atggctggcttGCAGAATGTGGACAGCCCACAGACTGATGGGGCCAATTTTGATCCAGTGTatcagagggtatggcaggccctcaggaagctttatccacccagagTAGACCCCAAAGCCTTAGAGGGGGAactactgggagacactgaaaacccagcagcctatgtagaaaaccagttgaaaaggtggagactggagactgagcaagaggtggaaaataacttgtttctgaactcactgttccgacagagcattttggatgcaatgcctccgcaggTCAAGTCTAAATtggaggaggtggttgggctGTCATCACTGACCCCACGAGCATTCAGTGATCACGTAGTCCACGCAGTGGAGAAATATCGGAGAGACAAACGaaagctggctgagcagcaagaagaggtgcagcgaaagctattgcaaatgcagctcgaagaactgaaaaagaaggacaaaggcaaaagcaaaaagatgctgccagccacCACTAGT agattcatcaactacaccgatgatgcgctggaggccttagggcaacagctggatgcaactagcaggatggcgtggcaaaacagacag ACTTTGATAATGCGTGAGGCAGCAAAACAATTCCCGATGCTCCTGGAAATTGTTGAATCTGACCCCAGACAAGGGGAAAAACCGATGACGTACTGTTACAGTCTGCACGATGCATCAAGCGGACTGGAAGGTGTTAATAATGTGGACACTAGTCTGTAA